In Populus alba chromosome 9, ASM523922v2, whole genome shotgun sequence, a genomic segment contains:
- the LOC118059137 gene encoding protein DWD HYPERSENSITIVE TO UV-B 1 isoform X3 codes for MRAFNQKLRAVDLQDSPFGKDFLRFIPRELSQRGLACQILNLRSSHFRKLNMAGKFMQIHTLNLDFSTSLTSFLEDCFTCMPNLICLSMCETRVANLWTTISALSKLSCLVELRFQKWLCCNGSASPSASSGGNLEDQPDVGLPISCTDIGEQLTDTEEETYLNPGTDEEFGNLFSFNNIAINQPVQSMMEDSSDDSEVDFSSNWREFDYTDLLANLSSGWNRQVNLQNEVSSGASLNQKEESLTGSFGRHIADVPLKYTPRHASPICFEKHYREYMIASLPHLKVLDNLPVRKIDRERAAVTFSQYFEYLPYNRKHKESVVSILHKREIKETRSHIQSKNQKLSYSYGNSQYFYTRSLCAAKVGSSAWPFLHSLSVSGCDLGDGSRSFRPRQFEYHPSLSSLMVFGTLDGEVVVVNHENGKVVRYVPSLGAMNSVLGLCWLKKYPSKLIAGSDNGSLKLYDIEHLPPTVTGMYLGAGSITFDDFDQLTSVHINSTDELFLASGYSKNVALYDISCGRRIQVFTDMHREHINVVKFSNHSPSIFATSSFDQDVKLWDLRLKPIRPCYTNSSSRGNVMVCFSPDDHYLLASAVDNEVRQLLAVDGRLHLSFDIEPTRSSQNYTRSYYMNGRDYIISGSCDEHVVRVCCAQTGRRLRDISLEGKGSGTSMYVQSLRGDPFRDFNMSILAAHMRPNSKYEIVKVNLLASCDNAKGYSKSQDSCPSNSMGG; via the exons ATGCGTGCTTTCAATCAAAAGCTTCGAGCAGTTGATCTTCAGGATTCACCCTTTGGAAAGGACTTCTTGCG TTTCATACCTAGGGAGCTCTCGCAGAGAGGTTTGGCATgccaaattttgaatttgaggtcTTCTCATTTCCGGAAGCTGAACATGGCAGGGAAATTCATGCAAATACATACTCTCAACCTTGATTTTAGTACTTCACTAACAAGCTTCCTGGAGGATTGTTTTACTTGCATGCCCAATCTAATTTGCCTCTCAATGTGTGAGACAAGAGTTGCAAATCTATGGACAACTATTTCAGCACTTTCTAAACTCTCTTGTTTGGTAGAACTTCGGTTTCAGAAGTGGCTATGCTGCAATGGCAGTGCCTCACCGTCAGCATCTTCAGGTGGAAATTTGGAGGACCAACCTGATGTTGGTCTGCCAATCAGCTGTACTGACATTGGAGAACAGTTGACTGATACTGAGGAAGAAACATATCTTAACCCAGGCACAGACGAGGAATTTGGgaatttgttttcattcaaTAATATAGCTATAAATCAACCAGTTCAAAGTATGATGGAGGATTCATCTGATGACAGTGAAGTAGATTTTTCAAGTAATTGGCGGGAATTTGATTATACGGATCTGTTGGCCAATTTATCTTCGGGTTGGAACAGGCAGGTCAATCTGCAAAATGAG GTTTCATCTGGTGCATCACTGAATCAAAAAGAAGAGTCCCTTACTGGCTCGTTTGGGAGACATATTGCAGATGTTCCTTTGAAGTATACCCCTCGACATGCCTCACCAATATGCTTTGAGAAACATTATAGAGAGTACATGATAGCTTCATTACCCCATTTGAAAGTTTTGGACAACTTACCTGTCAGAAAGATTGACAGAGAAAGGGCTGCTGTTACATTTTCACAATACTTTGAGTACTTACCATACAATCGGAAGCATAAAGAGAGTGTTGTTAGTATCTTGCATAAGCgtgaaataaaagaaactcGTTCTCATATACagtcaaaaaatcaaaagctttCTTATTCTTATGGAAACTCACAATACTTTTATACCCGGTCTCTTTGTGCTGCCAAGGTGGGATCTTCTGCCTGGCCGTTCTTGCATTCACTTTCTGTATCAGGCTGTGATTTGGGTGATGGAAGTAGGAGCTTTCGCCCCAGACAATTTGAGTACCATCCGTCTCTTTCTAGTCTAATGGTGTTTGGAACTCTAGATGGTGAAGTTGTTGTGGTCAACCATGAGAATGGGAAAGTGGTTAGGTATGTTCCATCACTTGGTGCCATGAACAGTGTGTTGGGACTCTGCTGGCTCAAAAAGTATCCATCCAAG CTCATAGCAGGTTCAGATAATGGTTCGCTAAAATTGTATGACATTGAACACCTGCCCCCTACAGTTACAGGCATGTATTTAGGTGCTGGTTCAATCACCTTTGATGACTTTGACCAATTGACATCTGTTCACATTAACTCCACCGACGAACTATTTCTTGCAAGCGGATACTCAAAAAATGTTGCTTTGTATGACATCAGCTGTGGAAGGCGCATACAGGTGTTCACTGATATGCACAGAGAGCATATCAATGTTGTCAAGTTCTCAAACCATTCCCCATCAATTTTTGCAACTTCTTCATTTGATCAGGATGTCAAACTGTGGGACTTGAGACTGAAACCAATACGACCTTGCTACACTAATTCAAGCTCTAGAGGAAATGTGATGGTGTGCTTTTCTCCTGATGATCACTATCTTCTTGCATCTGCTGTTGATAATGAG GTTCGACAACTTTTGGCTGTTGATGGAAGGCTTCACTTGAGTTTTGACATAGAGCCTACAAGAAGTTCACAGAATTACACCCGTTCCTACTACATGAATGGAAGGGATTATATTATAAGTGGGAGTTGTGATGAACATGTGGTCCGTGTTTGCTGTGCTCAAACTGGAAGGCGTCTGAGAGACATATCCTTGGAG GGGAAAGGCTCAGGGACTTCAATGTATGTGCAGTCTTTGAGGGGTGATCCTTTTAGG GATTTCAACATGAGTATACTGGCAGCTCATATGCGTCCAAACTCGAAGTATGAAATTGTTAAG GTCAATTTGCTAGCATCTTGTGACAATGCCAAAGGATACTCTAAAAGCCAGGATTCCTGCCCTTCCAATAGCATGGGAGGTTga
- the LOC118059137 gene encoding protein DWD HYPERSENSITIVE TO UV-B 1 isoform X2, which produces MATDIPTLEQMYIDSCKRRDILPNTEILSGFFKAEVKKSCNELCSLEIILDYLEDIDVPPLLDVCATIETSEIEAVDIRNGPSCSLNGECALSLMRAFNQKLRAVDLQDSPFGKDFLRELSQRGLACQILNLRSSHFRKLNMAGKFMQIHTLNLDFSTSLTSFLEDCFTCMPNLICLSMCETRVANLWTTISALSKLSCLVELRFQKWLCCNGSASPSASSGGNLEDQPDVGLPISCTDIGEQLTDTEEETYLNPGTDEEFGNLFSFNNIAINQPVQSMMEDSSDDSEVDFSSNWREFDYTDLLANLSSGWNRQVNLQNEVSSGASLNQKEESLTGSFGRHIADVPLKYTPRHASPICFEKHYREYMIASLPHLKVLDNLPVRKIDRERAAVTFSQYFEYLPYNRKHKESVVSILHKREIKETRSHIQSKNQKLSYSYGNSQYFYTRSLCAAKVGSSAWPFLHSLSVSGCDLGDGSRSFRPRQFEYHPSLSSLMVFGTLDGEVVVVNHENGKVVRYVPSLGAMNSVLGLCWLKKYPSKLIAGSDNGSLKLYDIEHLPPTVTGMYLGAGSITFDDFDQLTSVHINSTDELFLASGYSKNVALYDISCGRRIQVFTDMHREHINVVKFSNHSPSIFATSSFDQDVKLWDLRLKPIRPCYTNSSSRGNVMVCFSPDDHYLLASAVDNEVRQLLAVDGRLHLSFDIEPTRSSQNYTRSYYMNGRDYIISGSCDEHVVRVCCAQTGRRLRDISLEGKGSGTSMYVQSLRGDPFRDFNMSILAAHMRPNSKYEIVKVNLLASCDNAKGYSKSQDSCPSNSMGG; this is translated from the exons GTACATTGATTCTTGCAAGAGGCGTGATATCCTACCTAATACAGAAATTCTATCTGGTTTCTTTAAG GCTGAGGTTAAAAAGTCCTGCAATGAGTTATGCAGTTTGGAGATCATCTTGGACTATCTTGAAGATATTGATGTTCCTCCGCTTCTTGATGTATGTGCAACCATAGAAACCTCCGAGATTGAAGCAGTTGACATACGCAATGGACCATCATGCTCTTTGAATGGAGAATGTGCTTTATCTTTGATGCGTGCTTTCAATCAAAAGCTTCGAGCAGTTGATCTTCAGGATTCACCCTTTGGAAAGGACTTCTTGCG GGAGCTCTCGCAGAGAGGTTTGGCATgccaaattttgaatttgaggtcTTCTCATTTCCGGAAGCTGAACATGGCAGGGAAATTCATGCAAATACATACTCTCAACCTTGATTTTAGTACTTCACTAACAAGCTTCCTGGAGGATTGTTTTACTTGCATGCCCAATCTAATTTGCCTCTCAATGTGTGAGACAAGAGTTGCAAATCTATGGACAACTATTTCAGCACTTTCTAAACTCTCTTGTTTGGTAGAACTTCGGTTTCAGAAGTGGCTATGCTGCAATGGCAGTGCCTCACCGTCAGCATCTTCAGGTGGAAATTTGGAGGACCAACCTGATGTTGGTCTGCCAATCAGCTGTACTGACATTGGAGAACAGTTGACTGATACTGAGGAAGAAACATATCTTAACCCAGGCACAGACGAGGAATTTGGgaatttgttttcattcaaTAATATAGCTATAAATCAACCAGTTCAAAGTATGATGGAGGATTCATCTGATGACAGTGAAGTAGATTTTTCAAGTAATTGGCGGGAATTTGATTATACGGATCTGTTGGCCAATTTATCTTCGGGTTGGAACAGGCAGGTCAATCTGCAAAATGAG GTTTCATCTGGTGCATCACTGAATCAAAAAGAAGAGTCCCTTACTGGCTCGTTTGGGAGACATATTGCAGATGTTCCTTTGAAGTATACCCCTCGACATGCCTCACCAATATGCTTTGAGAAACATTATAGAGAGTACATGATAGCTTCATTACCCCATTTGAAAGTTTTGGACAACTTACCTGTCAGAAAGATTGACAGAGAAAGGGCTGCTGTTACATTTTCACAATACTTTGAGTACTTACCATACAATCGGAAGCATAAAGAGAGTGTTGTTAGTATCTTGCATAAGCgtgaaataaaagaaactcGTTCTCATATACagtcaaaaaatcaaaagctttCTTATTCTTATGGAAACTCACAATACTTTTATACCCGGTCTCTTTGTGCTGCCAAGGTGGGATCTTCTGCCTGGCCGTTCTTGCATTCACTTTCTGTATCAGGCTGTGATTTGGGTGATGGAAGTAGGAGCTTTCGCCCCAGACAATTTGAGTACCATCCGTCTCTTTCTAGTCTAATGGTGTTTGGAACTCTAGATGGTGAAGTTGTTGTGGTCAACCATGAGAATGGGAAAGTGGTTAGGTATGTTCCATCACTTGGTGCCATGAACAGTGTGTTGGGACTCTGCTGGCTCAAAAAGTATCCATCCAAG CTCATAGCAGGTTCAGATAATGGTTCGCTAAAATTGTATGACATTGAACACCTGCCCCCTACAGTTACAGGCATGTATTTAGGTGCTGGTTCAATCACCTTTGATGACTTTGACCAATTGACATCTGTTCACATTAACTCCACCGACGAACTATTTCTTGCAAGCGGATACTCAAAAAATGTTGCTTTGTATGACATCAGCTGTGGAAGGCGCATACAGGTGTTCACTGATATGCACAGAGAGCATATCAATGTTGTCAAGTTCTCAAACCATTCCCCATCAATTTTTGCAACTTCTTCATTTGATCAGGATGTCAAACTGTGGGACTTGAGACTGAAACCAATACGACCTTGCTACACTAATTCAAGCTCTAGAGGAAATGTGATGGTGTGCTTTTCTCCTGATGATCACTATCTTCTTGCATCTGCTGTTGATAATGAG GTTCGACAACTTTTGGCTGTTGATGGAAGGCTTCACTTGAGTTTTGACATAGAGCCTACAAGAAGTTCACAGAATTACACCCGTTCCTACTACATGAATGGAAGGGATTATATTATAAGTGGGAGTTGTGATGAACATGTGGTCCGTGTTTGCTGTGCTCAAACTGGAAGGCGTCTGAGAGACATATCCTTGGAG GGGAAAGGCTCAGGGACTTCAATGTATGTGCAGTCTTTGAGGGGTGATCCTTTTAGG GATTTCAACATGAGTATACTGGCAGCTCATATGCGTCCAAACTCGAAGTATGAAATTGTTAAG GTCAATTTGCTAGCATCTTGTGACAATGCCAAAGGATACTCTAAAAGCCAGGATTCCTGCCCTTCCAATAGCATGGGAGGTTga
- the LOC118059137 gene encoding protein DWD HYPERSENSITIVE TO UV-B 1 isoform X1: MATDIPTLEQMYIDSCKRRDILPNTEILSGFFKAEVKKSCNELCSLEIILDYLEDIDVPPLLDVCATIETSEIEAVDIRNGPSCSLNGECALSLMRAFNQKLRAVDLQDSPFGKDFLRFIPRELSQRGLACQILNLRSSHFRKLNMAGKFMQIHTLNLDFSTSLTSFLEDCFTCMPNLICLSMCETRVANLWTTISALSKLSCLVELRFQKWLCCNGSASPSASSGGNLEDQPDVGLPISCTDIGEQLTDTEEETYLNPGTDEEFGNLFSFNNIAINQPVQSMMEDSSDDSEVDFSSNWREFDYTDLLANLSSGWNRQVNLQNEVSSGASLNQKEESLTGSFGRHIADVPLKYTPRHASPICFEKHYREYMIASLPHLKVLDNLPVRKIDRERAAVTFSQYFEYLPYNRKHKESVVSILHKREIKETRSHIQSKNQKLSYSYGNSQYFYTRSLCAAKVGSSAWPFLHSLSVSGCDLGDGSRSFRPRQFEYHPSLSSLMVFGTLDGEVVVVNHENGKVVRYVPSLGAMNSVLGLCWLKKYPSKLIAGSDNGSLKLYDIEHLPPTVTGMYLGAGSITFDDFDQLTSVHINSTDELFLASGYSKNVALYDISCGRRIQVFTDMHREHINVVKFSNHSPSIFATSSFDQDVKLWDLRLKPIRPCYTNSSSRGNVMVCFSPDDHYLLASAVDNEVRQLLAVDGRLHLSFDIEPTRSSQNYTRSYYMNGRDYIISGSCDEHVVRVCCAQTGRRLRDISLEGKGSGTSMYVQSLRGDPFRDFNMSILAAHMRPNSKYEIVKVNLLASCDNAKGYSKSQDSCPSNSMGG; the protein is encoded by the exons GTACATTGATTCTTGCAAGAGGCGTGATATCCTACCTAATACAGAAATTCTATCTGGTTTCTTTAAG GCTGAGGTTAAAAAGTCCTGCAATGAGTTATGCAGTTTGGAGATCATCTTGGACTATCTTGAAGATATTGATGTTCCTCCGCTTCTTGATGTATGTGCAACCATAGAAACCTCCGAGATTGAAGCAGTTGACATACGCAATGGACCATCATGCTCTTTGAATGGAGAATGTGCTTTATCTTTGATGCGTGCTTTCAATCAAAAGCTTCGAGCAGTTGATCTTCAGGATTCACCCTTTGGAAAGGACTTCTTGCG TTTCATACCTAGGGAGCTCTCGCAGAGAGGTTTGGCATgccaaattttgaatttgaggtcTTCTCATTTCCGGAAGCTGAACATGGCAGGGAAATTCATGCAAATACATACTCTCAACCTTGATTTTAGTACTTCACTAACAAGCTTCCTGGAGGATTGTTTTACTTGCATGCCCAATCTAATTTGCCTCTCAATGTGTGAGACAAGAGTTGCAAATCTATGGACAACTATTTCAGCACTTTCTAAACTCTCTTGTTTGGTAGAACTTCGGTTTCAGAAGTGGCTATGCTGCAATGGCAGTGCCTCACCGTCAGCATCTTCAGGTGGAAATTTGGAGGACCAACCTGATGTTGGTCTGCCAATCAGCTGTACTGACATTGGAGAACAGTTGACTGATACTGAGGAAGAAACATATCTTAACCCAGGCACAGACGAGGAATTTGGgaatttgttttcattcaaTAATATAGCTATAAATCAACCAGTTCAAAGTATGATGGAGGATTCATCTGATGACAGTGAAGTAGATTTTTCAAGTAATTGGCGGGAATTTGATTATACGGATCTGTTGGCCAATTTATCTTCGGGTTGGAACAGGCAGGTCAATCTGCAAAATGAG GTTTCATCTGGTGCATCACTGAATCAAAAAGAAGAGTCCCTTACTGGCTCGTTTGGGAGACATATTGCAGATGTTCCTTTGAAGTATACCCCTCGACATGCCTCACCAATATGCTTTGAGAAACATTATAGAGAGTACATGATAGCTTCATTACCCCATTTGAAAGTTTTGGACAACTTACCTGTCAGAAAGATTGACAGAGAAAGGGCTGCTGTTACATTTTCACAATACTTTGAGTACTTACCATACAATCGGAAGCATAAAGAGAGTGTTGTTAGTATCTTGCATAAGCgtgaaataaaagaaactcGTTCTCATATACagtcaaaaaatcaaaagctttCTTATTCTTATGGAAACTCACAATACTTTTATACCCGGTCTCTTTGTGCTGCCAAGGTGGGATCTTCTGCCTGGCCGTTCTTGCATTCACTTTCTGTATCAGGCTGTGATTTGGGTGATGGAAGTAGGAGCTTTCGCCCCAGACAATTTGAGTACCATCCGTCTCTTTCTAGTCTAATGGTGTTTGGAACTCTAGATGGTGAAGTTGTTGTGGTCAACCATGAGAATGGGAAAGTGGTTAGGTATGTTCCATCACTTGGTGCCATGAACAGTGTGTTGGGACTCTGCTGGCTCAAAAAGTATCCATCCAAG CTCATAGCAGGTTCAGATAATGGTTCGCTAAAATTGTATGACATTGAACACCTGCCCCCTACAGTTACAGGCATGTATTTAGGTGCTGGTTCAATCACCTTTGATGACTTTGACCAATTGACATCTGTTCACATTAACTCCACCGACGAACTATTTCTTGCAAGCGGATACTCAAAAAATGTTGCTTTGTATGACATCAGCTGTGGAAGGCGCATACAGGTGTTCACTGATATGCACAGAGAGCATATCAATGTTGTCAAGTTCTCAAACCATTCCCCATCAATTTTTGCAACTTCTTCATTTGATCAGGATGTCAAACTGTGGGACTTGAGACTGAAACCAATACGACCTTGCTACACTAATTCAAGCTCTAGAGGAAATGTGATGGTGTGCTTTTCTCCTGATGATCACTATCTTCTTGCATCTGCTGTTGATAATGAG GTTCGACAACTTTTGGCTGTTGATGGAAGGCTTCACTTGAGTTTTGACATAGAGCCTACAAGAAGTTCACAGAATTACACCCGTTCCTACTACATGAATGGAAGGGATTATATTATAAGTGGGAGTTGTGATGAACATGTGGTCCGTGTTTGCTGTGCTCAAACTGGAAGGCGTCTGAGAGACATATCCTTGGAG GGGAAAGGCTCAGGGACTTCAATGTATGTGCAGTCTTTGAGGGGTGATCCTTTTAGG GATTTCAACATGAGTATACTGGCAGCTCATATGCGTCCAAACTCGAAGTATGAAATTGTTAAG GTCAATTTGCTAGCATCTTGTGACAATGCCAAAGGATACTCTAAAAGCCAGGATTCCTGCCCTTCCAATAGCATGGGAGGTTga